One Rosa chinensis cultivar Old Blush chromosome 5, RchiOBHm-V2, whole genome shotgun sequence genomic region harbors:
- the LOC112166292 gene encoding probable LRR receptor-like serine/threonine-protein kinase At5g45780 isoform X1 encodes MKKKLELPLGFCFFYLCIPLVTASDSLLSPKGVNFEVAALMSVKKEMQDELLVMGGWDINSVDPCTWNMVGCSAEGYVISVAMASSGLSGMLSPSIGNLSHLRTLLLQNNQLSGPIPTEIGRLSLLETLDLSGNQFSGNIPSSLGFLTHLSYLRLNRNNLSGQIPSLVADLTDLSFLDLSFNNLSGPTPKILAKGYSVTGNSFLCNPLSADSTRICVDVSKPVNDTGSPPKVSDHHRWVLSVALGISCTFVISVMLLVCWVHWYRSRLLFTSYVQQDYELDISHLKRFSYRELQLATSSFSSKNILGQGGYGVVYKGCLPNRTLVAVKRLRDPNFTGEVQFQTEVEMIGLALHRNLLRLFGFCMTTNERLLVYPYMPNGSVADRLRDTCRDRPSLDWNRRLCIALGAARGLVYLHEQCNPKIIHRDVKAANILLDESFEAVVGDFGLAKLLDQRESHITTAVRGTVGHIAPEYLSTGQSSEKTDVFGFGILLLELITGQKALDAGNGQVQKGMILDWVRTLHEEKRLEVLVDRDLKGCFDATELETCAELALQCTQSSPNLRPKMSDVLKILEGLVGQSVQTEDPQGGTNPSEARTYSFSRDYSDVRQDSSFIIEAIELSGPR; translated from the exons atgaaaaagaaactaGAGCTGCCTCTTGGGTTTTGCTTCTTCTACTTGTGCATCCCATTGGTCACAGCTTCTGACAGTTTGCTCTCCCCCAAAGGTGTCAACTTTGAAG TGGCTGCATTGATGTCAGTGAAGAAGGAGATGCAGGATGAGTTGCTTGTGATGGGTGGGTGGGATATCAACTCAGTTGATCCTTGCACTTGGAACATGGTGGGTTGTTCTGCTGAGGGATATGTAATCTCCGT TGCAATGGCCAGCTCGGGTTTATCCGGAATGCTTTCGCCAAGTATTGGGAATTTGAGTCATCTTCGGACATT GTTGTTACAAAACAATCAGTTGTCTGGTCCTATCCCAACTGAGATAGGGAGGCTTTCGCTGCTTGAAACTCTGGACCTTTCGGGTAACCAGTTTTCTGGAAACATTCCGAGTTCTTTGGGGTTTCTGACTCATCTAAGTTACTT GAGGCTTAATAGAAATAATTTGAGCGGTCAAATTCCTAGCCTTGTTGCTGATCTCACAGATCTTTCATTCTT GGATTTATCATTTAATAATCTTAGTGGGCCCACGCCAAAAATACTGGCGAAAGGCTACAG TGTGACAGGGAACAGCTTTCTTTGCAATCCTTTGTCAGCAGACTCAACACGAATCTGCGTGGATGTGTCAAAACCAGTAAACG ACACAGGTTCACCACCGAAAGTCAGTGACCACCATCGATGGGTACTTTCTGTTGCTCTAGGCATTAGTTGTACATTTGTTATTTCAGTGATGCTGCTTGTTTGTTGGGTGCATTGGTACAGATCTCGTCTTCTATTTACATCTTATG TGCAGCAAGATTATGAATTAGATATAAGTCATCTAAAGAGGTTCTCCTATCGTGAATTACAACTTGCAACGAGCAGTTTTAGTTCTAAAAACATCCTAGGACAAGGTGGATATGGAGTCGTTTATAAAGGATGTCTTCCTAATAGGACACTGGTGGCAGTTAAGAGACTTAGAGATCCCAATTTCACTGGAGAAGTTCAGTTCCAAACTGAAGTTGAAATGATAGGCTTGGCTTTGCATCGGAACCTTTTACGTTTATTTGGATTTTGTATGACAACAAACGAGAGGTTGCTTGTTTATCCTTATATGCCAAATGGGAGTGTTGCTGACCGGTTAAGAG ACACTTGTCGAGATAGACCATCATTGGATTGGAACAGAAGACTGTGTATCGCCCTTGGGGCTGCCCGTGGACTTGTATACTTGCACGAACAGTGTAATCCAAAAATTATTCACAGGGATGTCAAAGCTGCAAACATTTTGCTTGACGAAAGTTTTGAAGCTGTAGTTGGGGATTTTGGTCTTGCTAAACTGTTAGATCAGAGGGAATCACACATCACTACCGCAGTGCGGGGCACTGTAGGACACATAGCACCGGAGTATCTCTCCACAGGACAGTCTTCTGAAAAGACAgatgtttttggatttgggatACTGCTTTTGGAGCTCATAACAGGGCAAAAGGCATTAGATGCTGGAAATGGTCAAGTTCAGAAGGGAATGATTCTTGATTGG GTTCGAACCTTACATGAGGAGAAGAGGCTGGAAGTGCTAGTAGACAGGGATCTAAAAGGATGTTTTGATGCAACTGAGCTTGAAACATGCGCAGAGTTGGCTCTGCAGTGTACTCAGTCAAGCCCCAACCTCCGGCCAAAGATGTCAGATGTCCTAAAGATCTTGGAAGGCCTTGTTGGGCAATCAGTACAAACAGAAGATCCACAAGGTGGCACCAACCCTTCTGAGGCCAGGACTTACAGTTTCTCCAGGGATTACAGCGATGTTCGGCAAGACTCTTCATTCATCATCGAAGCCATTGAGCTTTCTGGACCTCGGTAA
- the LOC112166292 gene encoding probable LRR receptor-like serine/threonine-protein kinase At5g45780 isoform X2 has protein sequence MKKKLELPLGFCFFYLCIPLVTASDSLLSPKGVNFEVAALMSVKKEMQDELLVMGGWDINSVDPCTWNMVGCSAEGYVISVLLQNNQLSGPIPTEIGRLSLLETLDLSGNQFSGNIPSSLGFLTHLSYLRLNRNNLSGQIPSLVADLTDLSFLDLSFNNLSGPTPKILAKGYSVTGNSFLCNPLSADSTRICVDVSKPVNDTGSPPKVSDHHRWVLSVALGISCTFVISVMLLVCWVHWYRSRLLFTSYVQQDYELDISHLKRFSYRELQLATSSFSSKNILGQGGYGVVYKGCLPNRTLVAVKRLRDPNFTGEVQFQTEVEMIGLALHRNLLRLFGFCMTTNERLLVYPYMPNGSVADRLRDTCRDRPSLDWNRRLCIALGAARGLVYLHEQCNPKIIHRDVKAANILLDESFEAVVGDFGLAKLLDQRESHITTAVRGTVGHIAPEYLSTGQSSEKTDVFGFGILLLELITGQKALDAGNGQVQKGMILDWVRTLHEEKRLEVLVDRDLKGCFDATELETCAELALQCTQSSPNLRPKMSDVLKILEGLVGQSVQTEDPQGGTNPSEARTYSFSRDYSDVRQDSSFIIEAIELSGPR, from the exons atgaaaaagaaactaGAGCTGCCTCTTGGGTTTTGCTTCTTCTACTTGTGCATCCCATTGGTCACAGCTTCTGACAGTTTGCTCTCCCCCAAAGGTGTCAACTTTGAAG TGGCTGCATTGATGTCAGTGAAGAAGGAGATGCAGGATGAGTTGCTTGTGATGGGTGGGTGGGATATCAACTCAGTTGATCCTTGCACTTGGAACATGGTGGGTTGTTCTGCTGAGGGATATGTAATCTCCGT GTTGTTACAAAACAATCAGTTGTCTGGTCCTATCCCAACTGAGATAGGGAGGCTTTCGCTGCTTGAAACTCTGGACCTTTCGGGTAACCAGTTTTCTGGAAACATTCCGAGTTCTTTGGGGTTTCTGACTCATCTAAGTTACTT GAGGCTTAATAGAAATAATTTGAGCGGTCAAATTCCTAGCCTTGTTGCTGATCTCACAGATCTTTCATTCTT GGATTTATCATTTAATAATCTTAGTGGGCCCACGCCAAAAATACTGGCGAAAGGCTACAG TGTGACAGGGAACAGCTTTCTTTGCAATCCTTTGTCAGCAGACTCAACACGAATCTGCGTGGATGTGTCAAAACCAGTAAACG ACACAGGTTCACCACCGAAAGTCAGTGACCACCATCGATGGGTACTTTCTGTTGCTCTAGGCATTAGTTGTACATTTGTTATTTCAGTGATGCTGCTTGTTTGTTGGGTGCATTGGTACAGATCTCGTCTTCTATTTACATCTTATG TGCAGCAAGATTATGAATTAGATATAAGTCATCTAAAGAGGTTCTCCTATCGTGAATTACAACTTGCAACGAGCAGTTTTAGTTCTAAAAACATCCTAGGACAAGGTGGATATGGAGTCGTTTATAAAGGATGTCTTCCTAATAGGACACTGGTGGCAGTTAAGAGACTTAGAGATCCCAATTTCACTGGAGAAGTTCAGTTCCAAACTGAAGTTGAAATGATAGGCTTGGCTTTGCATCGGAACCTTTTACGTTTATTTGGATTTTGTATGACAACAAACGAGAGGTTGCTTGTTTATCCTTATATGCCAAATGGGAGTGTTGCTGACCGGTTAAGAG ACACTTGTCGAGATAGACCATCATTGGATTGGAACAGAAGACTGTGTATCGCCCTTGGGGCTGCCCGTGGACTTGTATACTTGCACGAACAGTGTAATCCAAAAATTATTCACAGGGATGTCAAAGCTGCAAACATTTTGCTTGACGAAAGTTTTGAAGCTGTAGTTGGGGATTTTGGTCTTGCTAAACTGTTAGATCAGAGGGAATCACACATCACTACCGCAGTGCGGGGCACTGTAGGACACATAGCACCGGAGTATCTCTCCACAGGACAGTCTTCTGAAAAGACAgatgtttttggatttgggatACTGCTTTTGGAGCTCATAACAGGGCAAAAGGCATTAGATGCTGGAAATGGTCAAGTTCAGAAGGGAATGATTCTTGATTGG GTTCGAACCTTACATGAGGAGAAGAGGCTGGAAGTGCTAGTAGACAGGGATCTAAAAGGATGTTTTGATGCAACTGAGCTTGAAACATGCGCAGAGTTGGCTCTGCAGTGTACTCAGTCAAGCCCCAACCTCCGGCCAAAGATGTCAGATGTCCTAAAGATCTTGGAAGGCCTTGTTGGGCAATCAGTACAAACAGAAGATCCACAAGGTGGCACCAACCCTTCTGAGGCCAGGACTTACAGTTTCTCCAGGGATTACAGCGATGTTCGGCAAGACTCTTCATTCATCATCGAAGCCATTGAGCTTTCTGGACCTCGGTAA
- the LOC112166292 gene encoding probable LRR receptor-like serine/threonine-protein kinase At5g45780 isoform X3 gives MKKKLELPLGFCFFYLCIPLVTASDSLLSPKGVNFEVAALMSVKKEMQDELLVMGGWDINSVDPCTWNMVGCSAEGYVISVAMASSGLSGMLSPSIGNLSHLRTLLLQNNQLSGPIPTEIGRLSLLETLDLSGNQFSGNIPSSLGFLTHLSYLRLNRNNLSGQIPSLVADLTDLSFLDLSFNNLSGPTPKILAKGYSVTGNSFLCNPLSADSTRICVDVSKPVNVQQDYELDISHLKRFSYRELQLATSSFSSKNILGQGGYGVVYKGCLPNRTLVAVKRLRDPNFTGEVQFQTEVEMIGLALHRNLLRLFGFCMTTNERLLVYPYMPNGSVADRLRDTCRDRPSLDWNRRLCIALGAARGLVYLHEQCNPKIIHRDVKAANILLDESFEAVVGDFGLAKLLDQRESHITTAVRGTVGHIAPEYLSTGQSSEKTDVFGFGILLLELITGQKALDAGNGQVQKGMILDWVRTLHEEKRLEVLVDRDLKGCFDATELETCAELALQCTQSSPNLRPKMSDVLKILEGLVGQSVQTEDPQGGTNPSEARTYSFSRDYSDVRQDSSFIIEAIELSGPR, from the exons atgaaaaagaaactaGAGCTGCCTCTTGGGTTTTGCTTCTTCTACTTGTGCATCCCATTGGTCACAGCTTCTGACAGTTTGCTCTCCCCCAAAGGTGTCAACTTTGAAG TGGCTGCATTGATGTCAGTGAAGAAGGAGATGCAGGATGAGTTGCTTGTGATGGGTGGGTGGGATATCAACTCAGTTGATCCTTGCACTTGGAACATGGTGGGTTGTTCTGCTGAGGGATATGTAATCTCCGT TGCAATGGCCAGCTCGGGTTTATCCGGAATGCTTTCGCCAAGTATTGGGAATTTGAGTCATCTTCGGACATT GTTGTTACAAAACAATCAGTTGTCTGGTCCTATCCCAACTGAGATAGGGAGGCTTTCGCTGCTTGAAACTCTGGACCTTTCGGGTAACCAGTTTTCTGGAAACATTCCGAGTTCTTTGGGGTTTCTGACTCATCTAAGTTACTT GAGGCTTAATAGAAATAATTTGAGCGGTCAAATTCCTAGCCTTGTTGCTGATCTCACAGATCTTTCATTCTT GGATTTATCATTTAATAATCTTAGTGGGCCCACGCCAAAAATACTGGCGAAAGGCTACAG TGTGACAGGGAACAGCTTTCTTTGCAATCCTTTGTCAGCAGACTCAACACGAATCTGCGTGGATGTGTCAAAACCAGTAAACG TGCAGCAAGATTATGAATTAGATATAAGTCATCTAAAGAGGTTCTCCTATCGTGAATTACAACTTGCAACGAGCAGTTTTAGTTCTAAAAACATCCTAGGACAAGGTGGATATGGAGTCGTTTATAAAGGATGTCTTCCTAATAGGACACTGGTGGCAGTTAAGAGACTTAGAGATCCCAATTTCACTGGAGAAGTTCAGTTCCAAACTGAAGTTGAAATGATAGGCTTGGCTTTGCATCGGAACCTTTTACGTTTATTTGGATTTTGTATGACAACAAACGAGAGGTTGCTTGTTTATCCTTATATGCCAAATGGGAGTGTTGCTGACCGGTTAAGAG ACACTTGTCGAGATAGACCATCATTGGATTGGAACAGAAGACTGTGTATCGCCCTTGGGGCTGCCCGTGGACTTGTATACTTGCACGAACAGTGTAATCCAAAAATTATTCACAGGGATGTCAAAGCTGCAAACATTTTGCTTGACGAAAGTTTTGAAGCTGTAGTTGGGGATTTTGGTCTTGCTAAACTGTTAGATCAGAGGGAATCACACATCACTACCGCAGTGCGGGGCACTGTAGGACACATAGCACCGGAGTATCTCTCCACAGGACAGTCTTCTGAAAAGACAgatgtttttggatttgggatACTGCTTTTGGAGCTCATAACAGGGCAAAAGGCATTAGATGCTGGAAATGGTCAAGTTCAGAAGGGAATGATTCTTGATTGG GTTCGAACCTTACATGAGGAGAAGAGGCTGGAAGTGCTAGTAGACAGGGATCTAAAAGGATGTTTTGATGCAACTGAGCTTGAAACATGCGCAGAGTTGGCTCTGCAGTGTACTCAGTCAAGCCCCAACCTCCGGCCAAAGATGTCAGATGTCCTAAAGATCTTGGAAGGCCTTGTTGGGCAATCAGTACAAACAGAAGATCCACAAGGTGGCACCAACCCTTCTGAGGCCAGGACTTACAGTTTCTCCAGGGATTACAGCGATGTTCGGCAAGACTCTTCATTCATCATCGAAGCCATTGAGCTTTCTGGACCTCGGTAA